In Engystomops pustulosus unplaced genomic scaffold, aEngPut4.maternal MAT_SCAFFOLD_579, whole genome shotgun sequence, one DNA window encodes the following:
- the LOC140111749 gene encoding oocyte zinc finger protein XlCOF29-like, with translation MVLSISDQSQIEKDREQMAARILELTLEMISLITGEDYTVVKKSSGECVTPRVSGGWTQSPITEPPPHSLIHEQKILELTSRITELLSGEMDPVREIHQRDVPVLEIPEILHRNQRDVPVLKIPEILKRNQRRMSQWIIRYMDVEEQ, from the exons ATGGTCCTTTCCATCAGTGACCAATCGCAAatcgagaaggacagagagcagatggcggccaggatcctggagctcaccctggagatgatctccttgataaccggagag gattacacagtagtgaagaagtcgtctggtgagtgtgtgaccccccgtgtgtcaggaggatggacccagagccccatcaccgagcctccacctcattcactgatacatgagcagaagatcctagaacttacctccaggatcactgagctgctgagcggagag atggatccagtcagagaaatccaccagagagatgtcccagtcctggagattcccgagatattacacaggaaccagagagatgtccccgtcctgaagattcccgagatattaaagaggaaccaaaggagaatGTCCCAATGGATCATCAGGTATATGGATGTAGAAGAACAATGA